One genomic region from Tigriopus californicus strain San Diego chromosome 4, Tcal_SD_v2.1, whole genome shotgun sequence encodes:
- the LOC131879148 gene encoding uncharacterized protein LOC131879148, with product MKVSITKHLNFEFFKMGSPLRPLGFLFKVANSLGGFPFKVLNNDCTLFKLDNHAVTRLLLFLASVSAFSVGILAYNLYVLGGFIKYVDQNRKHGLSYMDTVAIGLIIFPHVIGTFAFIRSFFESEFQINASIFCDKISNLRGLPKIRQDQYAVIFKRTTYQSFMFLFLVTLSSTLQFISIFQVMSAANLSSLGVWSQIVYIPFTVHLCFPLIEMLAISVTFQSLGTLEVVLQDFKNNLHRLHNETELRPLNPQLNLIEPAFDVVEVAEFIDEFMGPFILIEYALSFVVEVIGAFFGVLVTTAFTSEGINFVILTSCTGSSILGLAAFWKMWLLASKGQKLCSLFEDILTHFNKIYSQHYKSFNAKDKCDMGILLDRYSVTAPIRPLEVFHMNRSSLLAANSLIFTYIFVLMQFRIGS from the exons ATGAAAGTTTCGATCACAAAGCACCTCAATTTTGAGTTCTTCAAAATGGGCTCACCCCTACGTCCCttgggttttcttttcaaagtggCCAACAGCCTCGGCGGGTTCCCATTTAAGGTCCTCAACAATGACTGCACTCTCTTCAAGCTTGATAACCACGCCGTCACCAGATTGCTTTTGTTCTTGGCCTCCGTGTCGGCCTTTAGTGTGGGTATTTTGGCTTATAATCTGTACGTTCTCGGCGGTTTCATCAAGTATGTGGATCAAAACCGGAAACATGGCCTCTCCTATATGGATACAGTGGCCATCGGCCTCATCATATTTCCACACGTGATTGGCACCTTTGCGTTTATCAGAAGTTTCTTTGAGAGCGAGTTCCAAATCAATGCCAGCATCTTTTGCGacaagatttcaaatttacGTGGCTTACCAAAAATACGACAAG ATCAGTATGCTGTCATCTTCAAACGGACAACCTACCAAAGTTTCATGTTTCTGTTTTTGGTCACCCTATCGAGTACGTTGCAATTTATCtcaatttttcaagtcatgaGCGCGGCCAATCTTTCCTCTTTGGGTGTTTGGTCCCAAATTGTGTACATTCCGTTTACTGTGCATTTGTGTTTTCCGTTGATTGAGATGTTGGCGATATCTGttacatttcaaagtttggGCACTTTAGAAGTAGTTTTacaagatttcaaaaataatctGCACCGGCTCCATAATGAGACCGAACTTCGACCGCTCAATCCCCAACTTAATCTCATTGAACCCGCGTTTGATGTAGTGGAGGTGGCGGAATTTATTGATGAGTTTATGggaccttttattttaattgaGTATGCCCTTAGTTTTGTGGTTGAAGTGATTGGTGctttttttggtgttttgGTCACCACGGCCTTCACAAGTGAGGGTATCAATTTTGTTATCCTCACGTCATGCACTGGTAGCTCTATTTTGGGCTTAGCTGCCTTTTGGAAAATGTGGCTCTTGGCCAGTAAAGGCCAAAAGTTGTGTTCCTTATTTGAAGACATCCTGACACATTTCAACAAGATATATTCTCAACACTACAAGAGTTTTAACGCTAAAGACAAATGTGATATGGGAATCTTATTGGATCGTTATTCAGTGACGGCCCCAATACGTCCTCTGGAAGTTTTTCATATGAACCGATCATCTCTTTTGGCCGCCAACAGTCTAATTTTTACGTATATATTTGTTCTAATGCAATTTCGAATAGGTTCATAA
- the LOC131878887 gene encoding uncharacterized protein LOC131878887 isoform X2 — protein MRFSIETIPTVLLLLLPLYIAYNGWGVLATLFFMLVWLMIRQTSIFTQTIGKKSCGLVLHSITLSHYVDKVRWSMEHVGIEFDEEEDIGIFGVFFMGRWVPALYDKGSKSLVSNSADILRYLYGKFYTQSNVEEFLRPSKEAVELEKKLDLLGLDLRRYMYYHLLVASPLPHESALTIWGLHSPNVPEWQKYLLKAMMPLLRAFLCKVANITPEGALDGWKKSEKTFKEIDALLSDGRAYLLNTNHPTFVDVTFASLAAILVFPDNYGGPRLVPESRPQLKFASADYQKHVKSFRQTPSGKFILKMYKERSQRD, from the exons ATGAG GTTTTCTATCGAGACCATCCCCACCGTTCTGCTCCTGTTGCTACCATTATATATCGCTTACAATGGTTGGGGCGTATTGGCCACGTTGTTCTTCATGTTGGTATGGTTGATGATCCGGCAGACTTCCATTTTTACACAAACTATCGGCAAGAAAAG CTGCGGTTTGGTTTTGCACTCAATCACTCTGTCGCACTATGTAGACAAAGTTCGTTGGTCCATGGAACATGTGGGAATCGAATTTGACGAAGAAGAGgatattggcatttttggcGTTTTCTTCATGGGTCGATGGGTGCCTGCTTTGTATGACAAGGGCTCCAAAAGCTTGGTTTCCAACTCAGCTGACATCCTCCGATATCTGTACGGCAAGTTTTACACCCAAAGCAACGTGGAGGAGTTCTTGAGGCCCTCGAAAGAGGCCGTGGAATTGGAGAAGAAGTTGGACCTTTTGGGCTTGGATCTGCGGCGTTATATGTATTATCATCTTTTGGTGGCCTCGCCTTTACCCCACGAGAGTGCCCTGACCATTTGGGGCCTACATTCGCCTAATGTGCCTGAATGGCAAAAGTACTTGCTCAAGGCCATGATGCCTTTGCTTAGAGCCTTCTTGTGCAAAGTGGCCAACATCACGCCTGAGGGGGCCTTGGATGGTTGGAAGAAGAGCGAAAAAACCTTCAAGGAAATTGACGCTCTGCTTTCGGATGGTCGGGCATATTTGTTAAACACGAATCACCCCACGTTTGTGGACGTCACCTTCGCCAGTTTGGCCGCCATCTTGGTGTTCCCGGACAATTATGGTGGTCCACGTTTAGTACCTGAGTCTCGGCCtcaattgaaatttgctaGTGCCGACTATCAAAAGCATGTAAAGAGCTTCCGACAAACGCCCTCTGGAAAGTTTATACTTAAAATGTATAAGGAAAGAAGTCAGAGAGACTGA
- the LOC131878887 gene encoding uncharacterized protein LOC131878887 isoform X1: MRFSIETIPTVLLLLLPLYIAYNGWGVLATLFFMLVWLMIRQTSIFTQTIGKKSCGLVLHSITLSHYVDKVRWSMEHVGIEFDEEEDIGIFGVFFMGRWVPALYDKGSKSLVSNSADILRYLYGKFYTQSNVEEFLRPSKEAVELEKKLDLLGLDLRRYMYYHLLVASPLPHESALTIWGLHSPNVPEWQKYLLKAMMPLLRAFLCKVANITPEGALDGWKKSEKTFKEIDALLSDGRAYLLNTNHPTFVDVTFASLAAILVFPDNYGGPRLVPESRPQLKFASADYQKHVKSFRQTPSGKFILKMYKERSQRD; the protein is encoded by the exons ATGAGGTTTTCTATCGAGACCATCCCCACCGTTCTGCTCCTGTTGCTACCATTATATATCGCTTACAATGGTTGGGGCGTATTGGCCACGTTGTTCTTCATGTTGGTATGGTTGATGATCCGGCAGACTTCCATTTTTACACAAACTATCGGCAAGAAAAG CTGCGGTTTGGTTTTGCACTCAATCACTCTGTCGCACTATGTAGACAAAGTTCGTTGGTCCATGGAACATGTGGGAATCGAATTTGACGAAGAAGAGgatattggcatttttggcGTTTTCTTCATGGGTCGATGGGTGCCTGCTTTGTATGACAAGGGCTCCAAAAGCTTGGTTTCCAACTCAGCTGACATCCTCCGATATCTGTACGGCAAGTTTTACACCCAAAGCAACGTGGAGGAGTTCTTGAGGCCCTCGAAAGAGGCCGTGGAATTGGAGAAGAAGTTGGACCTTTTGGGCTTGGATCTGCGGCGTTATATGTATTATCATCTTTTGGTGGCCTCGCCTTTACCCCACGAGAGTGCCCTGACCATTTGGGGCCTACATTCGCCTAATGTGCCTGAATGGCAAAAGTACTTGCTCAAGGCCATGATGCCTTTGCTTAGAGCCTTCTTGTGCAAAGTGGCCAACATCACGCCTGAGGGGGCCTTGGATGGTTGGAAGAAGAGCGAAAAAACCTTCAAGGAAATTGACGCTCTGCTTTCGGATGGTCGGGCATATTTGTTAAACACGAATCACCCCACGTTTGTGGACGTCACCTTCGCCAGTTTGGCCGCCATCTTGGTGTTCCCGGACAATTATGGTGGTCCACGTTTAGTACCTGAGTCTCGGCCtcaattgaaatttgctaGTGCCGACTATCAAAAGCATGTAAAGAGCTTCCGACAAACGCCCTCTGGAAAGTTTATACTTAAAATGTATAAGGAAAGAAGTCAGAGAGACTGA